Within the bacterium genome, the region CACACCGGCGGGCCGGGACACTGCAGCGGCCGCAGGCCGATGCGGACGCCGTCCAGGCGGCAGTACGAGGTGTCGAGCGTGGCCGGCTCGCCCGCCCACAACTGCCGGATCACGCGGAGGTTGTCCCGCAGGCGCCGGACGCGCTGGCCCTTGCCGACGCCGAAGGCGTTATCCTCGACCTCCCGGTAGCCGAGCCCAACGCCGAAGATGAACCGGCCGCCGGTGATGACGTCCAGGCTCGCGGTTTCCTCCGCGACCTGGACCGGATTGAGGAGCGGCAGCAGGTAGATGGAGACGCCGAGGCGCATCGTCCCCGCCTCGGCGGCCGCGCGCGCAACCGAGACGGCGGGTTGCGGCATCGCGAACTCGTTGACGAGGAAGTGCTGGCCGAAAACGATCAAGTCGAAGCCGAGGCCGCGCGCGAGCCGGACCTGCGTCAGCACCTCGCCCCACCGGTCGGCGAGCGAGTCGGCCGGCGGGTGCTGATTGACGAGCATCAATCCAACGCGCACGGCTACGACTTCGCGTCCGCCGCGCGTCCGGCCTCCGCTGCGGGGCCGCCTTCGGGGACGACCGGTCCGGCGGCGAGGTAGCGGCTCGGGAGCGAACGGCCGATCCGGCCGGCGAGCCAGCGCGACGCGGCGGCGACGGCGTCGAGATCCACGCCGGTCTCCACGCCCATGCCGCGCAGCATGTACAGGAGGTCCTCCGTGGCCAGGTTGCCGGAGGCGCCGGGCGCGTAGGGGCAGCCGCCGAGCCCGCCCGCGGCCGCGTCGACCGTCGTGACGCCGGCCTCGAGCGCCGCGAGCACGTTGGCGAGCGCGGTCCCGCGCGTGTCGTGCAGGTGGACGGCGACGCGCGCGATCGAGATGTCCCCCGCCACCTGCTCGACGAGCGCGGCGACTTCGCCCGGCGTCGCCGCGCCGATCGTGTCGCTGAGCGCGATCTCGTAGCAGCCCATCTCGGCGAGCGCGGATGCGACGCGCCGGGCCGCGGCAGGCGGCACCCGGCCGCTGTACGGACACCACCACGCCGTCGAGACGTAGGCGCGCGCTCGCATCGCGGCGCCGCGCGCCATGGCCACCACGTCGCGGAACCGCGCCAGCGACTCGGCCACGGTCATGTTGATGTTGTGCCGCGCGAACGCGTCGGACGCCGCGGTGAACACCGCGACTTCGCGGACGCCGGCGGCGAGCGCGCGCTCCATGCCGCGGCGGTTCGGCACCAGCGCGGACAACACGGGCCGGTCACCGGCGGCCATCGCGGGCCGCCCCGTGTCGCCCCGCGTGAGCCGGCGAACGAGCGCGTCCGTGCCCGCCATCTGCGGGACGCGATCCTCCCGAACGAACGCGCCCGCTTCGATCTGGGGCAGGCCGCACGCGGCGAGACGCCGCACGAACTCCACCTTGTCGTCGAGTGCGAGCACGGCCGTCTCGTTCTGGAGGCCGTCGCGAGGTCCCACTTCGAAGACCCGCACCCGCGGTGGGACGCGCCGGCTCATCCGCGCTCCCCGTCCGCCCCCGGCGTTTCCACCGGCCGGAGTTCCGCCACGACCGCGCCGGCGTCTACCTGCTCGCCCTGGCGCACCCGCAGCGCGACAACGCGGCCGCCGTGGGGCGCCCGGATCACGTGCTCCATCTTCATCGCCTCGACGACGACGATGGGTTGTCCGGCGACGACGATGTCGCCCTCGCGTACGGCGACCCGCGTCACGGCGCCCGGTATCGGGACCTCCAGCGTGTCCTTGTGCGCCGCGCGGCGTCCGGTGCGGCGCCCCGTGCCTCCATCTGCCGCGGCGTCCCCGGCCCGCACGGCAAGCGTTTGGCCGTCGAGGTGGATCCATCGAGTCCCCGCCCGCGCCGTGGCCCGCGCGAGGTGCGACACGCCGTCCTCGCCGGTGACGCACCATGTGGTGGAGTCCAGCCGCTCGAGGCGGAGCCGGATCGCCCGGCCGCCGACGCGGGTCGTGCCGTCCTCAGTCACGCCCGCCCCCGAGCCGCCAGCCGGATCCAACGTTCCACGGATCCCAATCCCGGGTCCGTCCGCCGTTCTCGCCGCCGCGCCGACCCGGCGTCTCGGCCTCGGCGAAGGCCGCGGCGAGTCCGAGGGCGAGCTCCGACGGCGCCGGTCGCCACCCCGTGAAGTGCCGCTCGAGGAAATCGGTCGGCGTCTCCCCGCGGCGGAACGCCGCGTGCCGGAGGACGTCTTGCAGGAAGTTCAGATTGGTGCCGCAGCCGAGAATCACGTAGCCGCGAAGCGCCTGCTCCATCCGCGCCACGGCGGCCTCCCGCGTGCGCTCCCACACGATCACCTTGGCCAGGAGCGAGTCGTAGGCCGCGGGTACCTCCCATCCTTCCCGGATGCCGGAATCGACCCGAATGCCGGGGCCGGCCGGTTCGTCGAGGACGAGGATCGGCCCCGGCGACGGCCGGAACCCCTCCGCGGGATCCTCGGCGCAGACGCGGCACTCCAGCGCGTGGCCCCGCGGCGCCGCGCCGTCGTCCGAAATTCCCGCGCGCGCGAGCGTCTCGCCGGCGGCGATCCGGAGCTGCGCTTTGACCAAGTCCACGCCCGTGACCAGCTCCGTCACGGGATGCTCGACCTGCAGCCGGGTGTTGACCTCGAGGAAGTAGAAGCGCCCGCCGGGCGCCAGCAGAAACTCGACCGTGCCCGCGTTGACGTAGCCGGCGGCCCGCGCGACGGCCACGGCCGCGGCCGCGAGCTTCACCCTGGTGGCGGGATCGGCCCCCGGCGACGGTGATTCCTCGATCAGTTTCTGATGCCGCCGCTGCACGCTGCACTCCCGCTCGCCGAGCGCCGCCGTGTGCCCGTGCGCGTCGGCGAGGATCT harbors:
- a CDS encoding LLM class flavin-dependent oxidoreductase, whose product is MRVGLMLVNQHPPADSLADRWGEVLTQVRLARGLGFDLIVFGQHFLVNEFAMPQPAVSVARAAAEAGTMRLGVSIYLLPLLNPVQVAEETASLDVITGGRFIFGVGLGYREVEDNAFGVGKGQRVRRLRDNLRVIRQLWAGEPATLDTSYCRLDGVRIGLRPLQCPGPPVWMAANNDRAVERAAELGDTWVINPHATLATIARQTGIYRAALARAGKPFPAELPMRRELFVAETPARAIELARPYVEKKYAAYVAWGQHRALPEDDDMTQAFEGLAQDRFILGDPPRCADEVNRCAELTGATTMIFRVNFPGMPHEIVTGAMRLLAEQVRPRLRP
- a CDS encoding biotin/lipoyl-containing protein; its protein translation is MTEDGTTRVGGRAIRLRLERLDSTTWCVTGEDGVSHLARATARAGTRWIHLDGQTLAVRAGDAAADGGTGRRTGRRAAHKDTLEVPIPGAVTRVAVREGDIVVAGQPIVVVEAMKMEHVIRAPHGGRVVALRVRQGEQVDAGAVVAELRPVETPGADGERG
- a CDS encoding acetyl-CoA carboxylase biotin carboxylase subunit (catalyzes the ATP-dependent carboxylation of a covalently attached biotin and the transfer of the carboxyl group to pyruvate forming oxaloacetate), translating into AESHGVPAVPGFRPDSDAVDAATFAAAADRLGYPVLVKAAAGGGGRGMRIVPRAEDLRAALGAAEREARAAFGDGRLFLERRLADVRHVEVQILADAHGHTAALGERECSVQRRHQKLIEESPSPGADPATRVKLAAAAVAVARAAGYVNAGTVEFLLAPGGRFYFLEVNTRLQVEHPVTELVTGVDLVKAQLRIAAGETLARAGISDDGAAPRGHALECRVCAEDPAEGFRPSPGPILVLDEPAGPGIRVDSGIREGWEVPAAYDSLLAKVIVWERTREAAVARMEQALRGYVILGCGTNLNFLQDVLRHAAFRRGETPTDFLERHFTGWRPAPSELALGLAAAFAEAETPGRRGGENGGRTRDWDPWNVGSGWRLGGGRD
- a CDS encoding hydroxymethylglutaryl-CoA lyase → MSRRVPPRVRVFEVGPRDGLQNETAVLALDDKVEFVRRLAACGLPQIEAGAFVREDRVPQMAGTDALVRRLTRGDTGRPAMAAGDRPVLSALVPNRRGMERALAAGVREVAVFTAASDAFARHNINMTVAESLARFRDVVAMARGAAMRARAYVSTAWWCPYSGRVPPAAARRVASALAEMGCYEIALSDTIGAATPGEVAALVEQVAGDISIARVAVHLHDTRGTALANVLAALEAGVTTVDAAAGGLGGCPYAPGASGNLATEDLLYMLRGMGVETGVDLDAVAAASRWLAGRIGRSLPSRYLAAGPVVPEGGPAAEAGRAADAKS